A genomic region of Mycobacterium sp. Aquia_213 contains the following coding sequences:
- the tkt gene encoding transketolase, with the protein MTTLEEISSLTRPQHPDDWTDIDSAAVDTVRVLAADAVQKVGNGHPGTAMSLAPLAYTLFQRAMTHDPSDQHWLGRDRFVLSAGHSSLTVYLQLYLGGFGLELSDIEALRTWGSKTPGHPEFRHTKGVEITTGPLGQGLASSVGMAMASRYERGLFDPDAAPGESPFDHFIYVIASDGDIEEGVTSEASSLAAVQQLGNLIVFYDHNQISIEDDTNIALCENTAARYRAYGWHVQEVEGGENVVGIEEAIANAKAVTDKPSFIALRTIIGYPAPNMMNTGKVHGAALGEEEVAAVKKVLGFDPDKNFEVRHDVITHTRGLVARGKEAHDRWQIDFEAWAQREPDRKALLDRLLAQQLPDGWDADVPYWEPGSKALATRAASGKVLSALGQKLPELWGGSADLAGSNNTTMDGVKSFGPPSISTDDYTAEWYGRTLHFGIREHAMGAILSGIVLHGPTRAYGGTFLQFSDYMRGAVRLASLMDIDPIYVWTHDSIGLGEDGPTHQPIEHLAALRAIPNLSVVRPADANETAYAWRTVLARGSSTGPIGLILTRQGVPVLEGTSIEGVARGGYVLSDATEEEPDVVLIGTGSEVQLAVEAAKLLADKDILARVVSMPCVEWFESQPAEYRDSVLPPSVSARVAVEAGIAQPWHKLVGDTGKIVSIEHYGASADAKTLFREFGFTAEAVAAAAEEVVDN; encoded by the coding sequence GTGACCACTCTGGAAGAGATCTCCTCGCTGACCCGACCGCAGCACCCCGACGATTGGACCGACATCGACTCGGCCGCAGTCGATACCGTGCGGGTGCTGGCCGCCGATGCGGTGCAAAAGGTCGGCAACGGCCATCCCGGGACCGCGATGAGCCTGGCCCCGTTGGCCTACACGCTGTTCCAGCGCGCCATGACCCACGACCCCAGCGACCAGCACTGGCTGGGCCGCGACCGGTTCGTCCTGTCGGCCGGGCACAGCAGCCTGACCGTGTACCTGCAGCTCTACCTGGGCGGGTTCGGCCTCGAACTCTCCGACATCGAGGCGCTGCGCACCTGGGGCTCCAAGACTCCCGGTCACCCGGAGTTCCGGCACACCAAGGGTGTTGAGATCACCACCGGTCCGCTGGGCCAGGGCCTGGCGTCGTCGGTCGGGATGGCGATGGCATCGCGCTACGAGCGCGGCCTGTTCGACCCCGACGCCGCGCCCGGCGAGAGCCCGTTCGACCACTTCATCTACGTGATCGCCTCCGACGGCGACATCGAAGAGGGCGTGACCTCCGAGGCGTCGTCGCTGGCCGCGGTGCAGCAGTTGGGCAACCTGATCGTGTTCTACGACCACAACCAGATCTCGATCGAGGACGACACCAACATCGCGCTGTGCGAGAACACCGCCGCTCGGTATCGCGCCTACGGCTGGCACGTGCAAGAGGTGGAGGGCGGCGAGAACGTCGTCGGGATCGAGGAGGCCATCGCCAACGCGAAGGCCGTCACCGACAAGCCGTCGTTCATCGCGCTGCGCACCATCATCGGCTACCCGGCGCCGAACATGATGAACACCGGGAAGGTGCACGGAGCTGCCCTCGGCGAGGAAGAGGTCGCGGCGGTCAAGAAAGTTCTCGGATTCGATCCCGACAAGAACTTCGAGGTCCGCCACGACGTCATCACCCACACCCGGGGCCTGGTCGCCCGGGGCAAGGAGGCCCACGACCGCTGGCAGATCGACTTCGAAGCGTGGGCGCAACGCGAACCCGACCGCAAGGCGCTGCTGGATCGGCTGCTCGCGCAACAGCTGCCCGACGGCTGGGACGCCGATGTCCCGTACTGGGAACCCGGATCCAAGGCACTGGCCACCCGCGCCGCCTCCGGCAAGGTGCTCTCCGCCCTGGGACAGAAACTGCCCGAGCTCTGGGGCGGCTCGGCCGACCTGGCAGGCAGCAACAACACCACCATGGATGGCGTCAAATCGTTTGGGCCACCGTCGATTTCGACCGATGACTACACCGCCGAGTGGTACGGCCGCACCCTGCATTTCGGGATCCGTGAGCACGCCATGGGCGCGATCCTGTCCGGCATCGTGCTGCACGGGCCCACCCGCGCCTACGGTGGCACCTTCCTGCAGTTCTCCGACTACATGCGGGGCGCGGTGCGGTTGGCGTCACTGATGGACATCGACCCCATCTACGTGTGGACGCACGATTCGATCGGGCTCGGTGAGGACGGGCCCACCCACCAACCCATCGAGCACCTCGCGGCGCTGCGGGCCATCCCGAACCTGTCGGTGGTGCGTCCGGCGGATGCCAACGAAACCGCCTACGCGTGGCGCACGGTGCTGGCCCGCGGTTCCAGCACCGGTCCGATCGGGCTGATCCTGACCCGGCAAGGCGTCCCGGTGCTCGAGGGCACCAGCATCGAGGGTGTCGCCCGCGGCGGCTACGTGCTGAGCGATGCCACAGAAGAGGAACCCGATGTCGTCCTGATCGGCACCGGCTCCGAGGTCCAGCTTGCGGTAGAGGCCGCAAAGCTGTTGGCGGACAAGGATATTCTCGCGCGGGTCGTATCGATGCCCTGCGTGGAATGGTTCGAGTCGCAGCCGGCCGAGTACCGCGACAGCGTGCTGCCGCCGTCGGTCTCGGCGCGGGTGGCCGTCGAGGCGGGCATCGCGCAACCGTGGCACAAACTGGTCGGCGACACCGGGAAGATCGTCTCGATCGAGCACTACGGCGCATCCGCCGACGCCAAGACATTGTTCCGTGAGTTCGGCTTCACCGCGGAGGCCGTCGCTGCCGCCGCGGAAGAAGTAGTCGACAACTGA
- the opcA gene encoding glucose-6-phosphate dehydrogenase assembly protein OpcA → MIVDLLDTTTTAVNKKLDALREEAGVVMMGRVGTLIIKSDNDTLLEEAIEAANAASHEHPSRVLVVAAGDTDGRDARLDAQVRVGGDAGAGEVVVLRLSGPLAGHSASVVIPFLLPDIPVVVWWPDVAPAVPAQDPLGKLAIRRITDATNTDDPPSVIKSRLPGYTAGDTDLAWARITYWRALLTSAVDQKPHEEIESALVSGLRTEPSLDVLAGWLASRIDGPVRREVGELKVELVRKSETITLSRPQEGTTATLSRTGRPDALVPLARRETRECLAEDMRRLDPDEVYFSALEGIDKVQYA, encoded by the coding sequence GTGATCGTCGATCTGCTCGACACCACCACCACCGCGGTCAACAAGAAGCTCGACGCGCTGCGCGAAGAGGCCGGCGTGGTCATGATGGGCCGGGTCGGGACGCTGATCATCAAGTCGGACAACGACACCCTGCTCGAAGAGGCCATCGAGGCGGCCAACGCCGCCAGTCACGAACACCCGAGCCGGGTCCTGGTCGTGGCGGCCGGTGATACCGACGGCCGCGATGCGCGCCTGGATGCTCAGGTCCGGGTCGGTGGTGACGCCGGTGCCGGCGAGGTCGTGGTGCTGCGGCTGTCCGGCCCGTTGGCCGGCCACTCGGCGAGCGTCGTCATTCCCTTTCTGCTTCCCGACATCCCGGTCGTGGTGTGGTGGCCCGACGTCGCCCCCGCGGTTCCCGCCCAAGACCCGTTGGGCAAGTTGGCGATTCGCCGCATCACCGATGCGACCAACACCGACGACCCGCCGTCGGTGATCAAGAGCAGGCTGCCCGGGTACACCGCCGGGGACACCGATCTGGCCTGGGCGCGGATCACCTACTGGCGGGCGTTGCTCACCTCCGCGGTCGACCAGAAGCCGCACGAGGAAATCGAATCGGCGCTGGTTTCGGGTCTGCGCACCGAACCCTCGCTCGACGTGCTGGCGGGCTGGTTGGCCAGCCGGATCGACGGGCCGGTACGCCGGGAGGTCGGCGAACTGAAGGTCGAACTGGTGCGCAAGAGCGAAACCATCACCCTGAGCAGGCCGCAGGAGGGAACGACGGCCACCCTGAGCCGGACCGGCCGACCGGATGCTCTAGTTCCGTTGGCGCGCAGGGAAACCCGCGAATGCCTGGCCGAAGACATGCGCCGCTTGGACCCCGACGAGGTCTACTTCAGCGCGCTCGAAGGAATCGATAAGGTGCAATACGCGTGA
- the pgl gene encoding 6-phosphogluconolactonase, giving the protein MSTTVEVFPDSDTLVEAAGRRLVETIQAAVAARGRAQIVLTGGGNGIGLLKYLRAQADQVDWPKVHLFWGDERYVPLADGERNEKQAREALLDHIDIPSSNVHPMAASDGEFGSDLVAAALAYEQLLAANAEPGDQVPNFDVHLLGMGPEGHINSLFPDTAAVRETTRMVVSVDDSPKPPPQRITLTIPAIRRSREVWLMVSGAAKGDAAAAAIGGAPPAEIPAAGAVGLETTLWLLDEDAAAKLPAGQ; this is encoded by the coding sequence GTGAGTACAACCGTTGAAGTCTTCCCGGACAGCGACACCCTGGTCGAGGCCGCCGGCCGCCGGCTGGTCGAGACCATCCAGGCCGCCGTGGCGGCGCGCGGGCGCGCCCAGATCGTGCTGACCGGCGGCGGCAACGGCATCGGGCTGCTGAAGTATCTGCGCGCCCAGGCCGACCAGGTCGACTGGCCGAAGGTGCACCTCTTCTGGGGCGACGAGCGCTATGTTCCTTTAGCCGACGGCGAGCGCAACGAGAAACAGGCCCGCGAGGCCCTGCTCGATCACATCGACATCCCGTCGAGCAACGTGCACCCGATGGCCGCCAGCGACGGTGAATTCGGCAGCGATCTCGTCGCCGCGGCACTGGCCTACGAACAACTGCTGGCGGCCAACGCCGAACCCGGCGATCAGGTCCCGAATTTCGACGTTCACCTGCTGGGCATGGGCCCCGAGGGGCACATCAACTCGCTGTTCCCCGACACCGCGGCGGTGCGCGAGACCACCCGCATGGTGGTGTCCGTCGACGATTCCCCCAAGCCGCCGCCGCAACGAATCACCCTGACGATCCCGGCGATCCGGCGTTCCCGTGAGGTGTGGCTGATGGTGTCCGGGGCCGCCAAGGGCGATGCGGCCGCCGCCGCCATCGGTGGCGCGCCGCCCGCCGAGATCCCGGCCGCGGGGGCCGTCGGGCTCGAGACGACGCTCTGGCTGCTCGACGAGGACGCCGCCGCCAAGCTGCCCGCCGGACAGTAA
- a CDS encoding heme o synthase, whose protein sequence is MSVRGRFESTRAPSRIRGTVLAYLALTKPRVIELLLVTAIPAMLLAHRGHVDPLLILNTLVGGMLAAGGANTLNCVADADIDKLMKRTARRPLARAAVSTRNALILGLVLTVGSFFWLWWTTNLLSGLLAIATIAFYVFVYTLLLKRRTSQNVVWGGAAGCMPVMIGWSAVTGTIGWPALAMFAIIFFWTPPHTWALAMRYKDDYKAAGVPMLPAVATERQVTKQILIYTWLTVLATMVLALAAGWLYAAVAVLAGVWFLAMAHQLYAGVRAGEPVKPLRLFLQSNNYLAVVFCALAVDSVIALPTLL, encoded by the coding sequence GTGAGCGTTCGCGGGCGCTTCGAGTCAACCCGAGCGCCGAGCCGAATTCGCGGCACGGTGCTGGCTTACCTGGCGCTGACGAAGCCGCGGGTCATTGAGCTGCTGCTGGTCACGGCGATACCCGCGATGCTGCTGGCGCACCGCGGCCATGTCGATCCGTTGCTGATCCTCAACACATTGGTCGGCGGAATGCTGGCGGCCGGCGGGGCCAACACGCTCAACTGCGTGGCCGACGCCGACATCGACAAGCTGATGAAGCGGACCGCGCGCCGGCCGCTGGCGCGGGCCGCGGTGTCGACGCGCAACGCCTTGATACTGGGGCTGGTGCTCACCGTGGGCTCGTTCTTCTGGCTCTGGTGGACGACGAACCTGCTGTCGGGGCTGCTCGCGATCGCCACCATCGCGTTTTACGTGTTCGTCTACACGCTGCTGCTCAAGCGCCGTACCTCGCAAAACGTCGTCTGGGGCGGCGCGGCCGGCTGCATGCCGGTGATGATCGGCTGGTCGGCGGTCACCGGCACCATCGGCTGGCCGGCGCTGGCGATGTTCGCGATCATCTTCTTTTGGACGCCGCCGCACACCTGGGCGTTGGCGATGCGGTACAAGGACGACTACAAGGCGGCCGGCGTCCCGATGCTGCCCGCCGTGGCGACCGAGCGTCAGGTGACCAAGCAGATCCTGATCTACACCTGGCTGACCGTGCTGGCGACGATGGTGTTGGCGCTGGCCGCCGGCTGGCTGTACGCGGCCGTCGCCGTGCTCGCCGGGGTCTGGTTCCTGGCGATGGCCCACCAGCTGTACGCCGGGGTCCGGGCCGGCGAGCCGGTCAAGCCGCTGCGGCTGTTCCTGCAATCGAACAACTACCTCGCGGTGGTGTTCTGCGCGCTGGCGGTCGACTCGGTGATCGCGTTGCCGACGCTGCTCTGA
- the tal gene encoding transaldolase, whose amino-acid sequence MTQNPNLAALAAAGVSVWLDDLSRERLKSGNLQELIDTKSIVGVTTNPSIFQNAFAHGDSYDGQIAELAERGADVDATIRTITTDDVRTACDVLAPQWEASGGIDGRVSIEVDPRLANETDKTVAQAIELWKIVDRPNLLIKIPATKAGLPAITSVLAEGISVNVTLIFSVERHREVIDAYLAGLEKAREAGHDLSKIHSVASFFVSRVDTEIDKRLEKIGSAEALALRGQAGVANARLAYAAYQEVFEGGERYQALQADGGRVQRPLWASTGVKNPDYSDTLYVTELVAPNTVNTMPEKTIDAVADHGVVTGDTITGTADAAQQVFDNVAAAGIDLTDVFVVLENEGVEKFIASWTELLDETQKQLSSLSK is encoded by the coding sequence ATGACCCAGAACCCGAACCTTGCGGCCCTGGCCGCCGCGGGCGTATCCGTGTGGCTTGACGACTTGTCGCGGGAGCGGCTGAAGTCGGGCAACCTGCAGGAGCTGATCGACACCAAGAGCATCGTCGGGGTGACCACCAACCCGTCGATCTTCCAGAATGCTTTCGCCCACGGCGACTCCTACGACGGCCAAATCGCCGAGCTGGCCGAACGTGGCGCCGACGTCGATGCCACCATCCGCACCATCACCACCGACGACGTGCGCACCGCGTGCGATGTGCTGGCACCGCAGTGGGAGGCCTCCGGCGGGATCGACGGCCGGGTTTCCATCGAGGTGGACCCGCGGCTGGCCAACGAAACCGACAAGACTGTCGCGCAGGCCATCGAGCTGTGGAAGATCGTCGACCGGCCGAACCTGCTGATCAAGATCCCGGCCACCAAGGCCGGTCTGCCGGCCATCACTTCCGTGCTGGCGGAAGGGATTTCGGTCAACGTCACGCTGATCTTCTCGGTCGAGCGGCACCGTGAGGTGATCGACGCCTACCTGGCCGGCCTGGAGAAAGCCCGCGAGGCAGGACACGACCTGTCCAAGATCCACTCGGTCGCATCGTTCTTCGTCTCCCGGGTGGACACCGAAATCGACAAGCGGCTGGAGAAGATCGGTTCCGCCGAGGCCCTTGCCCTGCGCGGGCAGGCCGGCGTCGCCAACGCCCGGCTGGCCTACGCGGCGTACCAGGAGGTCTTCGAGGGCGGCGAGCGCTACCAGGCGCTGCAGGCCGACGGCGGCCGGGTGCAGCGCCCGCTGTGGGCGTCGACCGGTGTCAAGAACCCCGACTACTCCGACACCCTCTACGTCACCGAGCTGGTCGCGCCAAACACGGTGAACACCATGCCGGAGAAGACAATTGACGCTGTCGCCGACCACGGCGTGGTCACCGGTGACACGATCACCGGCACCGCCGACGCGGCCCAGCAGGTATTCGACAACGTCGCAGCGGCCGGCATCGACCTGACCGACGTGTTCGTGGTCTTGGAGAACGAGGGCGTGGAGAAGTTCATCGCGTCGTGGACCGAGTTGCTCGACGAGACGCAGAAGCAGCTGAGCTCTCTTTCCAAATGA
- the zwf gene encoding glucose-6-phosphate dehydrogenase, with the protein MTPGAEGAQWRNPLRDKDDKRLPRMAGPCAMVLFGVTGDLAHKKVVPAVYDLANRGLLPPTFSLVGFGRRDWDHDAFAQVIHEDVKQFCRTPFRQAIWERLAEGLRFVSGAFDDDAAFARLAETLDKLDAERGIGGNHAFYLAIPPKSFPVVCEQLHKSGLARPQEDRWSRVVIEKPFGHDLKSACDLNHVVNSVFPEESVFRIDHYLGKETVQNILALRFANQLWDPIWNAHYVDHVQITMAEDIGLGGRAGYYDGIGAARDVIQNHLMQLLALTAMEEPVSFNARALQAEKIKVLSATQLALPIDQTTSRGQYAAGWQGGEQVVGLLDEEGFSKDSTTETFAAITLEVDTRRWAGVPFYLRTGKRLGRRVTEIALVFKRAPHLPFDATMTDELGTNALVIRVQPDEGITLRFGSKVPGSMEVRDVNMDFSYGAAFAEDSPEAYERLILDVLLGEPSLFPVNEEVELAWQILDPVLDHWATDGKPDPYESGTWGPASADEMLRRTDREWRRP; encoded by the coding sequence ATGACCCCGGGCGCTGAGGGCGCGCAATGGCGTAACCCATTGCGGGACAAGGACGATAAGCGGCTGCCCAGGATGGCCGGACCGTGCGCCATGGTACTTTTCGGCGTCACCGGCGACCTGGCGCACAAAAAGGTGGTGCCCGCGGTCTACGACCTGGCCAACCGCGGGTTGCTGCCGCCGACCTTCTCGCTGGTTGGCTTCGGCCGCCGCGACTGGGATCACGACGCCTTCGCCCAGGTGATCCACGAAGACGTCAAGCAGTTCTGCCGCACCCCCTTTCGGCAGGCCATCTGGGAGCGGTTGGCCGAGGGACTGCGGTTCGTGTCGGGCGCCTTCGACGACGACGCTGCGTTCGCACGGCTGGCCGAGACGCTGGACAAGCTCGACGCCGAGCGGGGTATCGGCGGCAATCACGCGTTCTATCTGGCGATTCCGCCGAAGTCGTTCCCGGTGGTGTGTGAACAACTGCACAAATCCGGGCTGGCCCGGCCCCAAGAGGATCGATGGAGCCGGGTGGTCATCGAGAAGCCGTTCGGCCACGACCTGAAGAGCGCGTGCGATCTCAACCACGTGGTGAACTCGGTCTTTCCGGAGGAGTCGGTGTTCCGCATCGACCACTATCTGGGCAAGGAGACGGTCCAGAACATCTTGGCGTTGCGCTTCGCCAATCAACTGTGGGACCCGATCTGGAACGCGCATTACGTCGACCACGTGCAGATCACGATGGCCGAGGACATCGGGCTGGGCGGGCGCGCCGGTTACTACGACGGCATCGGGGCGGCCCGCGATGTCATCCAGAACCACCTGATGCAGCTGTTGGCGCTCACCGCGATGGAGGAGCCGGTCAGCTTCAATGCGCGCGCGTTGCAGGCCGAGAAGATCAAGGTGCTCTCGGCCACTCAACTCGCCCTGCCGATCGACCAGACCACCAGCCGCGGCCAATATGCGGCCGGCTGGCAGGGCGGCGAGCAGGTGGTGGGACTGCTTGACGAGGAAGGTTTCTCGAAGGACTCCACCACCGAAACCTTTGCGGCGATCACGCTCGAGGTGGACACCCGACGCTGGGCCGGGGTGCCGTTCTATCTGCGCACCGGAAAACGCCTGGGCCGCAGGGTGACTGAGATCGCCCTGGTCTTCAAACGTGCGCCGCATCTGCCGTTCGACGCCACCATGACCGACGAACTCGGCACCAACGCCCTGGTTATCCGGGTGCAGCCCGACGAGGGCATCACGCTGCGGTTCGGCTCCAAGGTCCCGGGCTCGATGGAAGTCCGCGATGTCAACATGGACTTCTCCTATGGCGCGGCGTTCGCCGAAGACTCCCCCGAGGCTTACGAACGGCTGATCCTGGACGTGCTGCTGGGTGAGCCGTCGCTGTTCCCGGTGAACGAGGAGGTCGAATTGGCTTGGCAGATACTCGATCCCGTCCTCGACCATTGGGCAACAGACGGAAAGCCCGACCCGTATGAGTCGGGCACCTGGGGGCCGGCGTCGGCGGATGAGATGTTGCGCCGCACCGACCGGGAATGGCGGCGGCCGTGA